Genomic DNA from Desulfonema ishimotonii:
ACCTGCGGCCCACGCCCCGTTTTCTGCGGGATCTGTTCTATTCCCACGCCTATGCGGTAATGACCGATTTTATCAATTCCAACGGGGTGTTGTTTGACAGGAAAGCGTTTGAACATAGGGTAAAGGATACGGCAAAGCTCTATGAATACTGGGTTTACCTGCTGCTCTATAAATATCTGTCGGGCCGGCTCGGCCTCCGGGCCGACCACCGGCGCACCCTGTTTCCGCCCCGGACAGATGAGGACAACATTTTTGTCCTCAACATTGAATCTGGAAGCACGGCGGTTTTTCATACGGAGACAGACCTGCGGATACTGCTTCATTACGAGCCGACCTTTTTTCCCCTGCCCGAAGCCAGGGAACGGAAAAGCCGGTTTTACCGGTCCGGGCTGATGGAAAATTCGCTTTCGCTTCAGCCAGATATTATTATTGAAGCCGTCACCGGACCGGAAAAGGCACCGGTATCCGAATATGCGCTTGTGATTGACTGCAAATATTCCGCAAAAATATCGGGCCATCACTGGTACGACGTGGGCAAATACCAGTTCCAGCTTTTTGAATCGATCGGTCACACCAATATTGCCCGGCAGCTCTGGCTGTTCTATCCGGGACCGCATGAAGGCTGGAAGACCAATTTTCCCGATCCGAACCCGGAACACCTGATTTCCGACAGCGGGGCCGTGGCCGGAGAGGTTTCCATTGCGCCCCTTCCCGGAGAATCCGGCAGCCAGACTGTCGAAACGCTGTTTGACCAGCTGGATAAATCCGTCGGCGCCATACTGAGGGCCTTGCTGAGGTCATCCGGCAGGCGGTAAAAAAACGTGGCCCCGGATGCTGAAACAGACAGGCGGGCTGAACAACAGGAAAAAGGCGGCCCGCATCAGGATCGCCCCCCCTTTATGGGATGCCGAAACAAATATATTGGCTGACGACAGATCTGACGGGGCCGTAACCCCGTCCTACCGTTGACGGATATCGGTATTCTTATTTTTTCAAAGACCCTATAAACAATCCCGTGCTTTCAACCTGTTTCGCTCAGGAATCAGGGAATTAAATACCTATCCGAAAGTTCCCCGGCTTTTTTCTGTCATTCCGAACGAATGTGAGGAATCTCAGGATTTCCCGCTTCACCCGGAATAATACTGTTCGTATTATTTACAGGCCGGAGTGCATGAGCGTCGCTCATGCACTCCGGCGGCATGGGTAATGTTCCTCAGCGGAGATTTCTGAACATGGCCAGGGAATTGGGGTGGTGTATCTCCTCCGCCATATCCACGGTGTGGCAGACCTTGCAGTTTCTGTTCGCGCCCATGGGATAGGGATTCTTCTGGTACTGCATGGGTGGAATGTTGTCCCGGTCATTGCCGAAGGGGTTGGTGGCTGGCCAGATCGCATGGGTGCTGCCGTGGCAGGCCATGCACTTCACCCCGGCCTCGCCGGACCGGTTCCGGTACAGATCCGCTTCGGACGCGGTCCACCGGTTGAATATCTCAAACACATCGGGCTGCTGGAAATCCACATGACAGCCGAGGCAGTCCGGCGCACTGACCCACGGCTTTCTCGGCAGAACCGCGTCCACGGTATCCACCGCCACGGGCCGCAGGTGTTTCATCAGCACATCCGCGCTCTGCTTTCCGGCCTGTTTTTCCGCAACCAGAAGGCTCAGCGAGTGATCTTCCATGGTGCCGTGGCAGCTGGTGCAGTCCAGCCCGGCCTCGCGGTGAATGCCCCGGAAGGCGTTGGTCACACCGCTTGGCAGACCGGGGTGACAGGCCGCGCAGGATTCGGCCCCCCGGCCCGTCAGGTAATTGGCATGAAACCCGTGAATAGCGGCCGAGAGGCTGAGATGCGTTTCATCATCGGCCCCGTGGCAGCTCTGGCACATCACCGGTTTCCCCTTTTCAGCCCGCTTTGCCAGATCGGTGCGGTTCATCCGATCGTGAACCGCCAGAATATCCCGGGCGGTGTTGTCCCCCAGCCCGGCCTGTCCGTTCACGCGCCACTCCCCGCCGTGACAAAGCTTGCAGCCCATTTCCGTTGACACCGGGGCCGTGATTTTGGCTGACGCCAGCAGGTTGCCGTCCGTGTCACTGGCCTCGACCGTGACCAGCGGATAGGGCATGAACTGACCGCCGTCCGTGTACGGCACCACCGGCACGCCTTCCGCCACATAGGCCTCCGATTCCGCGTCAAAGACCATCCTGCCCGCAGTGGTATTGCCGGTGAGACCGGTATTCTCGGGAATCGCCTTTCCGATCAGCGACCGGGCGTGTTTCCAGAAATCAGCAAATTCGGCGGGCTGCTCAAAGCCCGGATTGAGCCGGTAGGTGATCTGAGCCTCTTCGACCTTTTCCGGGGATTCGCCCCGGCGGATGAGCTGGGCGTAAATATCGCTGCCGGGGGGCGAAAAGCTGAAATACCGGTCGCTGTCCGAGATGCAGTGCATCCCCTTGCCGGTCCATGCCAGGAGGACATATTCGTCTTTTTGGGGATCAAAGGGCGGCACTTCAACCGGTATGGGGTTGATATCTGCGGCAGTCGGCGGCGTTTCCTTCCGGTGGTGCAGCGCCTCTGCAATGTAGGCCGCCAGGGTGTCGCGCTCCTGTGTTGTGCCCATGAAGGGCGGCATGTAGGTGTTGATTTTTCCCATGCCGTCCAGCATGGCTTCCATGCCGAAAACCGTATATTTATCCGTCAGCGGCAGAATATCGTTCATGGGGCCGCCCACCGAGTGACAGGAACTGCACAGGAATTTGAACAGCTCATGGCCTGCGGACATGCGGTTTTCCGGGGTGATCTCCCGGTACTTGGCCCACCGCGCACTTTTCAGCACACCGGCCTGCCGGATGGCGTTCAGATCTGCGGCGTTTACGGAATTGGACCAGGTATGCCCGTGGATGATATAGGGCCGCCGTCCGGCCTCACGGACCCATTCAAAGGCCCCCATGTACGCAAGGCCGATGATGACCAGCAGACCGGCCAGCACCTTTTTGGTGCCGAGGGGCATCCGCCGGGCCATGAGCAGGCCGATGACAAAAATGAGCGGCGTGACGCCCGCAAAAACCTTGAGAAAGCGGAGGGTTTCCGGCGACCGGTTCAGGATCATGTTCTGCTGAGGTTCCGGCAGGGCCAGGACATACCAGACGCCCGATACCAGCACCATGCCCAGCGGAATAAGCAGCCATTTGGTGCAGTATTGCAGCAGGCGTTCCCGGACTTCCGCCGCTTCGATCCGCAGCGAGGTGATGTACCCGAACAGTCCGGCCAGCATGAGGGAAATGGCGGTGCGGAAGGCCGTTGAGGGCCAGAAGGAGGGGTTGAAAAAACCATCCCAGAAATTCCGGGTGCTGAGCCAGTCGCCCGGTGTCAGCATCCATGCGATAATGCCGTTGATGACGAACAGGGAGAGCCAGCCGAAGATGAAATAGAGCCACCCCACCCGCAGATGGTTTTTCCTGTCCATCCTGCCGAAGGTGTAAAAATAGACGAAGAGGGTGACGATTTCCCCCAGAAAGAAGACCCATTCCGTGGCCCATCCGAATACGAAATAATGGATCAGCGCTGAGGTGGCCGCAGGACTCAGCACGGAGATGACGAACCAGATGCCGACGCCGGTGACGGAGCCGAATACGGCTGTCAGCAGGAGGAAAAATTTGGTGTGCTTCCGGGTGTAGTCCAGGATCGGCTGTGAGTTTTCCCGGTAGCCTTTCATCTCTGTCAGCACCAGGAACAGCCCGCCGCCGACGGCGAAATGGGCGATATAGACGTGGATGGTGGCCATAAAGGCGATCCAGAAACCGCCTCCCAGGACGCCGGACTCCCAGACCGGATAATGTAATAACCAGCTTGAATTCATCGCGTATTTACCTCATGGCGTAAAAAACAGGGTTTCATTTCAAAGGCCGTCACCGTTTCAGCCGCCCTGCGGAAAGGCGGAAATCCTGCGGCAATGCCGGGCAATGGGGACAAAAAAAGCGCTCCCATCTGATGCTATATGCGATAAGCAGGCGGGATGTCAATACGCGAGGAAACGCGGGACATTTACCAGCGCTCCGCAAGGGCGAAGCGAAAATCACAAAAAGGCGCGCCTTCCATGATCGTCTGGGTCCGCCTCATGGTCATGGCCGGGTTAAAGCCCTGTGCAAAGGCCGCATCCCGGTTGCAGGAAAGGCAAAAGCCCAGCTCCCGCACCCCCATCTCCTCATACTGCTCGGCATACCGACAGCGGGTGACATTAAAGGCGAGCCGTTCCGGCGTCTCCTCCCGGAAGTCGATCGCCAGGGCATTTTCCTGAGACCAGAACTCCCGGACCACGCGGGCGAAGTCGGCCAGGCTGTTGCCCCCCAGTTTCACGGCAGCCTGCGCCCCGGCCTCCCGCGCCATCCGGCGCACCGCCCGGGCCGCAATCCCAACAGCCTTTTCGTGCCCCAGTTCGACCGCATATTCCCGGATCAGTTCCGCCGCCATACCGGCCTCTATGGCCCGCTGCCGAATCATGCTGATGCGTTTTTCCTTGTCCATATGAATTCAACCCCTCTTTACCGTCTGTGCTATCTGAAATACGGGGTCCTCCCGCACGAACTCACCGGCAGGAGAACTTCGTACTCCGCCCCCGTAAAATACGGATAACGGCCCTCAGCCATAGCATCAGATGGCCAAGATCCGTTTATTCGTTCGGATTTACGCCAGCTTTCCCAATTCTTCGGATTTCCGTGCGGCCGCCTCGACCGCTGCCATGAGGGTGGCGCGGATTTTCCCGTTTTCCAGGGCAAAAAGCGCGGCGGCAGTGGTGCCGCCCGGCGAAGTCACCATATCCTTGAGCTGCCCCGGATGTGTTCCGGTTTCCAGACACATTTTGGCCGATCCCAGAAGGGTCTGGGACGCCAGGGTCATGGCGACATCGCGGGTCAGGCCCATTCGGACGCCGCCGTCGGCCAGGGCCTCGATCATCATAAAGACATAGGCCGGGCCGGAACCGGAGATGCCCAGTACCGCATCCATCAGCTTTTCCTCAACCGTAAGGGTCCGGGCCACCGGACCGAAAATCGCCTCGGCCACCGCGTAATCTTCAGCGCGGGCCGTATCCCCGGACCCCAGGACCACCATCCCCTCCCCCACAAAAACCGGCGTGTTGGGGATGGTGCGGATAATCCGGGTTCCGGGCTTTAATGCGGCTGTCATGGTGCGGACCGGCAGGCCCGCCACAATGGAAATCAGAAGCTTTTCCGCGCCCATGTGTGGCCCGATTTCGGTCATCACCGCCGAAACCACCTGGGGCTTGACCGCCAGCATCACGATATCCGCGTCTTTCACCATTGCCGTGTTTTCATCTGTGAGGCGGATGCCGTAGATATCTGCCATAAGCTCGCGCCGGGCCGGGACCACGTCCGAGGCCGCAACCTGGTCGGGGGCCACGGTGCCGCTGTCCAGAAGCCCTTTGATAATGGCCTCGGCCATGTTGCCCGCACCGATAAAAGCGATCTGTTTTCCTTCCAGAATATGATCCATCTCTCTCCTCCGTTTCCGGTTTTCTCTGCTGCGTTACCGATAAATTCTGTAGCGGGGCGCAGTCCCCTGCCCTGTTGACATTGATTTTGAAAATCCGGCCCGACCCGGCACTCCGCGCTCTCATCACGGGATGCGCTGACCGGGAATACGCCGGGCGCGCCGGGTATGCACATCATCGTGCCCCGGTTTTCTGAAATCTAATTAGGCAATAAATCCGCAAAGTGCAAATCTTTTCATAAAATCCGCGCCGGGAAATCGCCATCCCCGAAATATTTTCTTGATTGCTTTAACCGTCTAAAGTAATTAATTTCTTATAAAAGCGGATTTTCTCCGCCCGGCTGATTTTTTTCATATCCGCCGACCCGCGATAAACCCCACAGAACGGAGTCTGTCTATGCAGTTTTCAAATCGTTTGCCCACAAAAACGGCAATGGGGGCGTTGTTTTTTTTCATTCTGACCGGATCGGGGATCTGTGCCGAGGGATTCAGGGATTACAGCCTGCCCAGCGAAAAATATTTCCAGTCCGCCCCCTATATGCAGCAGCAGTATCAGCCCAGACCTCCGGCCCAGGTCGCGCCACCTGTCACACGGGACGCCAAGCCATCGTCGGCCCTGCCCCGGATGACGATACAGCAGTTTGAAGCCAAAGTCCTCAGGCTGACAAACGAACAGAGACGCCTCCTGAAGGTGAGATACACCGCATTCCGGGACAAATACAGGCAGGAGAACAGGCAGAGAGAATCGGAAGAATATCAGAAGCTGATCGACGTACTGGATCGGCATATTCGGTAATACGATTTCTCAGAAAAAATTTTCATTAATGACGGTGCGAAGCTTCGGTTTCGCCATATCCGGGGAGAAAAGATGACGATGAAATTGTGGAAGATCAGTTTAACGATGGCCTGCGTGATACTGCTGGTATTTGCCGTTTCAGGCCGGGCTGCCGAACCGCCGGGGAATAGCAATCTGCCCGCAGATGACCCGCTTTTTGACGAACTGGCAGGGGGCATATCCCTTGAAGACGGAACCGGGGCCAGCCCGCCGCCGGTCTCCGCCGCTTCGGATGCAGACCAGCTCCGCCTGCAAATGGCACAGCTTCAGGTGGAAATCGAACAGTTATCGCAACAAAATGTTTTAATCGACTCCGACAGGCTGAAACAGGAAATTATCCTCCGGCAGGAGAACCTCAGATTTTACAAAATCCTCGCCATCTGTGTGCTGTCGCTGGTGTCGCTGTTAATTCTTTTGAAATTTCTCTCCTCCCCGGTGGTCAGAGCGACGCCCACGGATGTGGTCAACGCCACCGGCCTGATTCTGATCATCTTCGGCACGATCATCCTCGTCATGGTGGCGGATGTGGACCAGCAGTTAACGGCTGCGGTCGGCATTCTGGGGGCCATTGCCGGTTACCTCTTCGGGTCGATCAAGAAAGAAAAGGCTGAAACCATGCAGGATCAGCAAAGGGCGGTGGACGAACAGAAAGTCAGGGAAAAATCGCCGCCGGGGGCGTAACAGCACATTGAAGGCGATTTTCAGGAATAAATATCTCTCAGAAGGGCCTGCAAAATCGCCTTAACCCGCTTCAGCGGGTTTCGGATAATTCAGCCAGGGAA
This window encodes:
- a CDS encoding cytochrome ubiquinol oxidase subunit I — translated: MNSSWLLHYPVWESGVLGGGFWIAFMATIHVYIAHFAVGGGLFLVLTEMKGYRENSQPILDYTRKHTKFFLLLTAVFGSVTGVGIWFVISVLSPAATSALIHYFVFGWATEWVFFLGEIVTLFVYFYTFGRMDRKNHLRVGWLYFIFGWLSLFVINGIIAWMLTPGDWLSTRNFWDGFFNPSFWPSTAFRTAISLMLAGLFGYITSLRIEAAEVRERLLQYCTKWLLIPLGMVLVSGVWYVLALPEPQQNMILNRSPETLRFLKVFAGVTPLIFVIGLLMARRMPLGTKKVLAGLLVIIGLAYMGAFEWVREAGRRPYIIHGHTWSNSVNAADLNAIRQAGVLKSARWAKYREITPENRMSAGHELFKFLCSSCHSVGGPMNDILPLTDKYTVFGMEAMLDGMGKINTYMPPFMGTTQERDTLAAYIAEALHHRKETPPTAADINPIPVEVPPFDPQKDEYVLLAWTGKGMHCISDSDRYFSFSPPGSDIYAQLIRRGESPEKVEEAQITYRLNPGFEQPAEFADFWKHARSLIGKAIPENTGLTGNTTAGRMVFDAESEAYVAEGVPVVPYTDGGQFMPYPLVTVEASDTDGNLLASAKITAPVSTEMGCKLCHGGEWRVNGQAGLGDNTARDILAVHDRMNRTDLAKRAEKGKPVMCQSCHGADDETHLSLSAAIHGFHANYLTGRGAESCAACHPGLPSGVTNAFRGIHREAGLDCTSCHGTMEDHSLSLLVAEKQAGKQSADVLMKHLRPVAVDTVDAVLPRKPWVSAPDCLGCHVDFQQPDVFEIFNRWTASEADLYRNRSGEAGVKCMACHGSTHAIWPATNPFGNDRDNIPPMQYQKNPYPMGANRNCKVCHTVDMAEEIHHPNSLAMFRNLR
- a CDS encoding L-2-amino-thiazoline-4-carboxylic acid hydrolase; this translates as MDKEKRISMIRQRAIEAGMAAELIREYAVELGHEKAVGIAARAVRRMAREAGAQAAVKLGGNSLADFARVVREFWSQENALAIDFREETPERLAFNVTRCRYAEQYEEMGVRELGFCLSCNRDAAFAQGFNPAMTMRRTQTIMEGAPFCDFRFALAERW
- the proC gene encoding pyrroline-5-carboxylate reductase yields the protein MDHILEGKQIAFIGAGNMAEAIIKGLLDSGTVAPDQVAASDVVPARRELMADIYGIRLTDENTAMVKDADIVMLAVKPQVVSAVMTEIGPHMGAEKLLISIVAGLPVRTMTAALKPGTRIIRTIPNTPVFVGEGMVVLGSGDTARAEDYAVAEAIFGPVARTLTVEEKLMDAVLGISGSGPAYVFMMIEALADGGVRMGLTRDVAMTLASQTLLGSAKMCLETGTHPGQLKDMVTSPGGTTAAALFALENGKIRATLMAAVEAAARKSEELGKLA